A single window of Granulicella mallensis MP5ACTX8 DNA harbors:
- a CDS encoding glycoside hydrolase family 31 protein, whose translation MSLFILKVPSLDCFRLCCTSTNHKKPLRTSFFRCPSAFLLATLFASIACHGFAQAVHIQTDRGTATVLVEPYAPNIVRVSLSLRKEDAVSAPGYGIVAQPLASGWSMASGEKGDVLKSSALTVTLAPQPKGPWPQAETAKFFSGSTGHVGLSIAMADGKPLLSMDNWEMAVPSYKDGTHEIEHDRRSIDPPFFTVGASFAAADDEHDYGLGQNQQGFLDRRGHVIECAHDYDAPSGQSVCVPFLVTNKGYGLIWDNPSKTTISLGFNSHNTFKSQVGQRVSFFVIAGDYDAIYRGYRLLTGDVPMLPKSAYGYLQSKQRYQTQAELMGVAKGYRDRKLPIDDLVIDWFTYTKMGQMDMDPEAWPDPAAMLKQLHAMNYHVMISVWPRFVPGSRYYDELQKNGWFEHLADGTPTNGLPYDKAGSDIDTTNPDAARWYWSTIKENYVDKGFDSFWADETEPDLPPNGSYFKIGPGTQFFNVYPLFHTAAFYKGMRADMKQRALILARDSYLGAQHNGTIFWSSDISPNWDTLRRQVPTGINFTASGMPYWSTDIGGWQGLPYSHTPVHTPLLDPSDARDNVGRYDDYPELYTRWFEYGAFQPNFRTHGTRPQNEVWSYGKQAEPILEKYLRLRYQLMPYIYSLGWQAHENGAPFMRGLFLDFPDDPNVSDIGDEYMFGPALLVAPVTEQGATSRSVYLPAGCDWYDFWTNERIHGGQRIVAQSPIEKIPVFVRAGSILPLGAPVESTNEVQRIEKIRVYPGVSAHFTLYSDDGTTYAYEQGKHDITELHWDEAAKKLSHSGAKAWNVPDSAVLQVVQTPEQQ comes from the coding sequence ATGTCCCTGTTTATTTTGAAAGTCCCAAGTCTCGATTGCTTCCGCCTATGTTGCACCTCCACAAATCACAAGAAACCTTTGCGTACCTCTTTCTTTCGCTGCCCCTCTGCTTTCCTGTTGGCGACTTTGTTTGCATCCATAGCGTGCCACGGTTTCGCTCAGGCCGTGCATATTCAGACTGACCGTGGTACGGCGACGGTACTGGTGGAACCCTACGCGCCTAATATCGTGCGCGTGAGCCTGAGTTTGCGCAAGGAGGATGCGGTTTCCGCACCTGGTTACGGTATCGTCGCACAGCCACTAGCGTCTGGCTGGTCAATGGCTTCCGGAGAAAAGGGAGACGTCCTGAAGTCTTCCGCACTGACCGTGACGCTGGCGCCACAACCCAAGGGGCCTTGGCCGCAGGCTGAGACTGCCAAATTTTTCTCGGGATCGACTGGTCATGTCGGTCTCTCCATCGCCATGGCAGACGGTAAGCCTTTGCTAAGTATGGACAACTGGGAGATGGCCGTTCCCAGTTACAAGGATGGCACCCACGAGATTGAACACGATCGCCGGTCCATCGATCCTCCGTTCTTCACCGTTGGTGCGAGCTTTGCGGCCGCTGACGATGAGCACGATTATGGACTCGGGCAAAATCAACAGGGATTCTTAGATAGACGCGGCCATGTGATCGAATGCGCCCACGATTACGATGCGCCTTCCGGGCAAAGTGTGTGCGTTCCCTTTCTGGTCACGAACAAAGGCTATGGGCTGATCTGGGATAATCCGTCAAAGACGACCATCTCACTAGGTTTCAATAGTCACAACACCTTCAAAAGCCAAGTGGGGCAACGGGTCAGTTTCTTCGTGATTGCTGGAGACTACGACGCGATCTATCGCGGTTACAGGTTGCTGACCGGCGACGTACCCATGCTTCCCAAGAGTGCCTATGGATATCTCCAGTCCAAGCAGCGTTACCAGACGCAGGCTGAGTTGATGGGAGTGGCGAAAGGCTACCGCGACCGTAAGTTGCCGATCGATGATCTCGTGATTGATTGGTTTACCTACACGAAGATGGGGCAGATGGATATGGATCCTGAAGCGTGGCCTGACCCTGCCGCCATGCTGAAACAGCTTCATGCGATGAACTATCACGTGATGATCAGCGTCTGGCCGCGTTTTGTACCCGGAAGCCGCTATTACGATGAGCTTCAGAAGAATGGCTGGTTCGAGCATCTGGCTGACGGCACACCCACCAACGGACTGCCCTATGACAAGGCCGGTTCCGATATCGACACCACGAATCCCGACGCAGCAAGATGGTACTGGAGCACCATCAAAGAGAATTATGTCGATAAAGGGTTTGACTCCTTCTGGGCCGATGAGACGGAACCTGATCTGCCACCCAACGGTTCCTATTTCAAGATCGGTCCGGGCACGCAGTTTTTCAATGTGTACCCGCTATTCCATACCGCTGCTTTCTACAAGGGCATGCGTGCTGATATGAAGCAACGTGCATTGATTCTGGCTCGCGACAGCTACTTGGGAGCGCAGCATAATGGGACGATCTTCTGGTCCTCGGACATCAGCCCCAACTGGGACACCTTGAGGCGCCAAGTGCCAACCGGCATCAACTTTACCGCGTCCGGCATGCCTTACTGGTCCACCGATATTGGTGGATGGCAGGGGCTTCCGTACTCGCATACACCGGTGCACACGCCGCTTCTGGACCCCAGTGACGCGCGCGATAACGTCGGACGATATGACGATTATCCTGAACTCTATACGCGGTGGTTTGAGTACGGAGCCTTTCAGCCGAACTTCCGTACCCACGGGACTCGGCCGCAGAACGAGGTCTGGAGTTACGGCAAGCAGGCCGAACCAATTCTGGAAAAATACCTACGTCTGCGCTATCAACTGATGCCGTATATCTATTCCCTGGGGTGGCAGGCACATGAGAACGGGGCACCGTTTATGCGCGGTCTTTTCCTCGACTTTCCCGATGACCCGAACGTGTCCGATATCGGAGATGAGTATATGTTCGGGCCAGCGCTGCTGGTGGCTCCAGTGACGGAGCAGGGAGCGACCTCCCGTTCTGTTTATCTGCCGGCAGGTTGCGATTGGTACGACTTCTGGACGAATGAAAGAATCCATGGCGGCCAGCGCATTGTGGCGCAGTCTCCCATAGAAAAGATTCCTGTCTTTGTCCGGGCAGGTTCTATTCTGCCCTTGGGGGCACCGGTCGAGAGTACCAATGAAGTGCAGCGCATTGAGAAAATTCGCGTTTATCCAGGAGTGAGCGCGCACTTTACGCTCTACTCCGACGATGGGACCACGTATGCCTACGAACAGGGCAAGCACGACATCACCGAACTTCATTGGGACGAGGCCGCCAAAAAGCTTTCTCACTCTGGTGCCAAAGCGTGGAACGTTCCTGACTCGGCTGTACTGCAGGTGGTTCAAACACCTGAACAGCAATGA
- a CDS encoding response regulator transcription factor has translation MRILVVEDDRKMALVLRDALEKQSHRIVLANTGLEGLDIASSHEFESIILDAMLPGMDGFTVARSLRDAKVSTPILMLTARDATSDVVRGLDSGVDDYLTKPFAFAELFARLRALGRRTLATASLSYQLEDLCLDPHTHIASRSGRAIMLTRTEFLLLEFMMRNPHTVLRREAIINAVWGYEHTVENNTLDAFMKQLRSKVDEGHGNKLIHTVRGFGYKLTSSKPV, from the coding sequence ATGCGAATCCTGGTCGTCGAAGATGATCGTAAGATGGCGTTGGTTCTCCGGGATGCACTCGAGAAGCAATCGCACCGTATCGTGTTGGCGAACACGGGGTTAGAGGGACTGGATATTGCGTCCAGCCATGAGTTCGAGTCGATCATCCTGGATGCGATGCTTCCCGGTATGGACGGCTTCACCGTGGCCAGATCCCTTCGTGACGCAAAGGTGTCGACTCCGATTCTGATGCTTACCGCGCGAGATGCAACGAGCGACGTGGTTCGCGGGCTGGATAGCGGTGTCGACGACTACCTGACCAAACCCTTTGCCTTTGCAGAGCTGTTTGCCCGGCTGCGGGCACTGGGGCGGCGCACCCTGGCAACAGCTTCGCTGTCGTATCAGCTTGAGGATCTCTGCCTTGATCCGCACACTCATATAGCGTCACGTTCCGGACGCGCGATTATGCTGACCCGGACAGAATTTCTTCTGCTTGAGTTCATGATGCGGAATCCTCATACCGTACTCCGGCGCGAGGCGATCATCAATGCTGTCTGGGGATACGAGCATACCGTCGAGAACAATACCTTGGATGCCTTTATGAAGCAGCTTCGCTCGAAGGTAGACGAAGGGCACGGCAACAAGCTTATTCATACGGTCCGGGGATTTGGTTACAAGCTCACGTCGAGTAAACCTGTATGA
- a CDS encoding TonB-dependent receptor: MKSPRMQQLVWLLLLLVCIISPATAQIDRTELNGTVSDPSGAMLSGVTVTIRQEGTNQERVVISDKQGQFVASSLPIGRFTVMFVHDGFNDLRIADVDLHSGDVRTINAKMKVGAVSQTVQVEGDRGGALLNKSDATLGGTIQSVQVAELPLNGRNLTTLELLAPGAIDAGSGQQSSIRFAGNGTDDNNFRLDGVDASGVFHASLKSALRLQFSTESIAEFKVDTAGYTADTGGSAGGQVSLISKTGTDVLHGSIFDYLRNSSFDALSPIKTTIHPGFHLNQFGGNVGGPIIKDRTFFFVNYEGFRQQLGGVPQTGFVPSPAYRAQVAAQQPSLAFIVNAYPEGQAPTSDPNVFTFTGVVPSPNIENSGTVRLDHRISDKDSGYIRYNIDDGSSTSALNALAQGITVNARTQNFVLEETHIFNEHSINEFQLGLNRNTYIQFQQTGLPFNFSITGFTGLSENYSKEQVGQSYSVNDTVTWTRGKHTVKFGAEYKLPWFNEQNSVDGTASFLNESTFLQNQLVSFLTTAALPDKGMRKTHVGAYVQDQWKMSQNLTVNFGLRYNFFSPFKENHNSEDPFDIANCGGYCGIGTPFYHTNYLSFDPRFSVAYAPDEFHGKTVIRAGYGIYHGEVQLGDEDSPVVNVEPSTLLTSGIQSNGTTVQYSYPVAPSLTPSTGLALTPRSMSLNHPDSYVEQWTASIQQALAGQTALTLTYLGSHGVHLFRRSYTNLINPATNTRPLPQYPSEIDTKFNEGSSNFNALQVSVNRRFHNGFFLSGNYMYSHALDDGSVGAGDADAPENIACFRCDYSSSDFDSRHSGTVSAVYDLPFGHGQRYLNVGKTADLFVGGWSVNTLLLARAGFPINVTLNRNAAELPDGNNVDQRPNRVPGVPIYLAFRSIAHWLNPAAFSLPAVGSFGNLGKNIATGPPLWQDDASIEKTFRVTKRNNVIFRAEAFNIFNRAQYGSPASTMSVTTTPPPPTAPPGTQPKRVLTVPQSFGAITSVVNSGGLVGTGTPRVLEFSLRLSY; encoded by the coding sequence TTGAAATCCCCTCGAATGCAACAACTCGTCTGGCTCCTTCTCCTCTTGGTCTGCATCATTTCACCTGCGACTGCGCAGATTGACCGAACCGAACTTAATGGCACAGTGAGCGATCCATCGGGTGCCATGCTTTCCGGTGTGACGGTTACGATTCGGCAGGAGGGGACGAATCAGGAGCGAGTAGTCATCTCCGATAAGCAGGGCCAGTTCGTCGCCTCCTCACTTCCTATTGGCAGATTCACAGTGATGTTCGTTCATGACGGCTTTAATGATCTTCGCATTGCCGATGTCGATCTCCATTCCGGTGACGTGCGCACTATCAACGCAAAGATGAAGGTCGGCGCTGTCTCACAGACCGTACAGGTTGAAGGTGACCGGGGCGGCGCGTTGCTGAACAAAAGCGATGCGACCCTGGGGGGAACGATCCAGTCCGTACAGGTTGCAGAGTTGCCGTTGAACGGACGTAATCTCACTACGCTTGAGTTATTGGCTCCAGGTGCTATTGATGCAGGTTCCGGACAGCAGTCCTCGATCCGTTTTGCGGGAAATGGAACCGATGACAATAACTTCCGTCTGGATGGAGTGGACGCCAGTGGTGTCTTTCATGCATCGCTCAAGTCGGCGTTGAGGCTGCAGTTTTCGACGGAATCGATTGCGGAGTTCAAGGTGGATACCGCTGGATATACCGCCGATACAGGTGGTTCTGCGGGCGGCCAGGTCAGCCTGATCTCCAAGACAGGGACCGATGTCCTCCATGGCAGCATCTTCGATTACCTGCGCAACAGCTCTTTCGATGCGCTTTCGCCGATCAAGACTACGATTCATCCTGGCTTTCATCTGAATCAGTTCGGCGGCAACGTCGGCGGCCCAATCATCAAGGATCGAACATTCTTCTTCGTCAACTATGAGGGCTTTCGGCAGCAGCTTGGTGGTGTGCCGCAGACCGGATTTGTTCCCAGCCCTGCGTATCGCGCTCAGGTTGCAGCGCAGCAGCCCTCGCTTGCCTTTATCGTCAATGCCTATCCTGAAGGGCAGGCTCCTACGTCCGATCCGAATGTATTCACCTTTACCGGCGTAGTCCCGAGCCCCAATATCGAGAATTCGGGTACGGTTCGCTTGGATCATCGTATCTCCGACAAGGACTCCGGATACATTCGCTACAACATTGATGATGGATCTTCAACTAGTGCTCTGAATGCGCTGGCCCAGGGCATCACCGTAAATGCGAGGACCCAGAACTTCGTTCTTGAAGAGACGCATATCTTCAACGAACACTCGATCAACGAGTTTCAGCTAGGGCTCAACCGCAATACCTACATTCAGTTTCAACAGACTGGCTTGCCCTTCAATTTTTCGATCACCGGGTTCACTGGTCTCTCCGAAAACTACTCCAAGGAACAGGTTGGTCAGTCATACAGCGTGAACGACACCGTGACCTGGACCAGAGGGAAGCACACGGTCAAGTTCGGCGCGGAGTACAAACTCCCCTGGTTCAACGAGCAGAACTCAGTCGACGGCACTGCGAGCTTCCTGAATGAATCGACGTTTCTGCAAAATCAGCTCGTAAGCTTTCTGACAACGGCAGCTCTGCCGGATAAGGGAATGCGCAAGACACATGTGGGAGCTTACGTTCAGGATCAGTGGAAGATGAGCCAGAATCTCACGGTGAACTTCGGTCTGCGCTACAACTTCTTCTCGCCCTTCAAGGAAAACCATAACAGCGAAGATCCGTTCGATATCGCAAACTGCGGAGGATACTGTGGTATCGGAACGCCTTTTTATCACACGAATTACCTCAGCTTCGACCCGCGTTTCTCCGTGGCCTATGCCCCGGATGAGTTTCACGGGAAGACCGTTATCCGGGCTGGTTATGGCATCTATCACGGAGAGGTGCAGTTGGGAGATGAGGACAGCCCTGTCGTCAACGTCGAACCTTCAACCTTGTTGACCAGCGGCATCCAGTCGAACGGAACAACGGTGCAGTATTCCTATCCGGTGGCTCCTTCATTAACTCCTTCCACTGGACTCGCACTGACTCCACGTTCCATGTCATTGAACCATCCGGACTCTTATGTGGAACAGTGGACGGCATCCATCCAGCAGGCTCTTGCTGGACAGACGGCCTTGACTCTCACGTATCTTGGGTCGCATGGCGTTCATCTCTTCCGCCGTAGCTATACCAACCTCATTAATCCCGCAACGAATACACGTCCCTTGCCACAGTATCCAAGCGAGATCGATACGAAGTTCAACGAGGGCTCGTCGAACTTCAACGCTCTGCAGGTGAGCGTCAACCGCCGGTTCCACAATGGCTTCTTCCTCTCCGGGAATTACATGTACTCGCATGCTCTGGACGATGGGTCCGTGGGTGCGGGCGATGCTGATGCCCCGGAGAATATCGCGTGCTTCCGCTGTGACTACTCAAGCTCGGACTTCGATTCGCGTCATAGCGGAACGGTAAGCGCCGTCTATGATCTGCCCTTCGGCCATGGACAACGTTATCTCAACGTGGGGAAGACGGCCGATCTGTTTGTCGGAGGATGGTCGGTCAATACTCTGCTGCTTGCACGTGCAGGCTTTCCCATCAACGTCACGCTGAACCGCAATGCCGCAGAGTTGCCGGACGGTAACAATGTAGACCAGCGGCCAAACCGTGTACCTGGCGTGCCGATCTATCTAGCTTTTCGCAGCATCGCTCATTGGCTCAATCCAGCAGCCTTCAGCCTTCCTGCTGTTGGGTCCTTTGGCAATCTGGGAAAGAACATCGCGACAGGGCCTCCACTCTGGCAGGACGATGCCAGCATCGAAAAGACCTTTCGTGTGACCAAACGGAATAATGTCATCTTCCGGGCGGAAGCCTTCAACATCTTCAATCGTGCCCAGTATGGCTCCCCGGCATCGACGATGAGCGTAACGACGACTCCGCCACCGCCGACGGCTCCTCCTGGAACGCAGCCCAAACGTGTGCTTACGGTTCCCCAGAGTTTTGGCGCCATCACTTCGGTGGTGAATAGCGGTGGTCTTGTCGGGACGGGAACGCCGCGCGTTCTTGAGTTTTCCCTGCGTCTTAGCTATTAA
- a CDS encoding sensor histidine kinase encodes MKISIRVRLTLWYSVIVALIVVSLGLGIFFGASWGLRRIADQELTSGIDGVATFLNHKLAIHEMNNLGEELREHSALLPRGKMFRVSNPDGSVVYQPDAMAVVPSLHSQADQTLKQSVSIGGRSFRTIGRLAQVGSYTFGIQVAVDQTEYARLMEGLDWLLILSIPAAGLLAACAGYWMSGRALSPIHQITEATHSIDAGSLSKRLPLRGTQDELDRLSNTINHMLDRIAVSYERIAQFTADASHELRTPVALIRSNAELLLMSPTDNQRTAEGLSDILLESEYMARLIGDLLTLARGSGSDKSIPMELFELGESIDAVIARARSLAETKKITLAYRAETQIVPIRGNRDIFERLLMIFIDNAVRYTPQEGHIELTEWVSNDLCGFIVRDTGIGIAAANHQRIFERFFRVDTARTPRDGGFGLGLSIAKSLVGMHGGTIRVDSELGEGAAFEVAFPRADLKKVLMDSAQGARL; translated from the coding sequence ATGAAGATCTCAATTCGTGTACGTCTGACGCTGTGGTATTCGGTCATTGTGGCGTTGATCGTCGTATCCCTTGGGCTGGGCATATTCTTTGGCGCTTCCTGGGGGTTGCGGAGGATTGCAGATCAGGAGCTTACCTCCGGGATTGATGGTGTTGCGACATTTCTGAACCATAAGCTTGCTATTCATGAAATGAATAATCTTGGCGAGGAATTGCGAGAGCACTCCGCCCTCTTGCCACGCGGCAAAATGTTCAGAGTCAGCAATCCTGACGGTTCGGTGGTGTATCAGCCGGATGCTATGGCAGTTGTGCCCTCTCTGCATTCACAAGCAGATCAAACCCTGAAACAGAGTGTCTCGATCGGTGGCAGGTCGTTTCGTACGATTGGCAGACTGGCCCAGGTAGGTTCCTATACCTTTGGGATACAGGTCGCCGTGGATCAGACGGAATATGCGAGGTTGATGGAAGGCCTCGACTGGCTTCTTATCCTAAGTATTCCTGCCGCCGGTCTGCTTGCTGCTTGTGCGGGCTATTGGATGAGTGGCAGAGCCCTCTCTCCTATTCACCAAATTACTGAAGCCACGCACTCGATTGATGCGGGAAGCCTGTCGAAGCGTCTCCCCCTGCGGGGAACGCAGGATGAGTTGGATCGTCTCTCCAATACGATCAATCACATGCTGGATCGCATTGCCGTGTCCTATGAGCGAATCGCGCAGTTCACCGCGGATGCGTCTCATGAGCTGCGTACTCCGGTGGCCCTCATCCGCTCCAATGCCGAACTGCTCCTCATGAGTCCTACGGACAACCAGCGCACGGCCGAAGGCCTCTCCGATATTCTGCTCGAGAGCGAATACATGGCACGGCTTATTGGGGATCTTCTCACCCTTGCAAGGGGCAGCGGTAGCGATAAGTCCATCCCAATGGAGTTATTCGAACTGGGAGAATCAATCGATGCTGTAATCGCTCGTGCCCGGTCCCTGGCGGAGACAAAAAAAATAACTCTGGCCTATCGCGCAGAAACGCAGATTGTGCCTATCAGAGGGAATAGAGACATCTTCGAACGTCTATTGATGATCTTTATCGACAATGCGGTACGTTACACCCCCCAGGAGGGGCACATCGAATTAACGGAATGGGTGTCTAACGATTTGTGTGGATTCATCGTTCGAGATACTGGCATCGGTATTGCCGCCGCAAACCATCAACGAATTTTTGAGCGATTTTTTCGGGTGGATACTGCTCGTACGCCGCGAGATGGCGGGTTTGGGTTAGGACTTTCTATTGCGAAGAGCCTGGTGGGGATGCATGGAGGAACGATCAGGGTAGATAGCGAACTCGGCGAGGGAGCGGCTTTTGAAGTCGCATTTCCTCGGGCAGATCTTAAAAAGGTGCTGATGGACAGCGCCCAAGGGGCACGCCTCTAA
- a CDS encoding family 43 glycosylhydrolase, which produces MITRRRFFRDASVTSITLALQPHVQKLFGQERQEVYHNPILGGDHPDASPIRVGDDFYLTHSSFDYAPGLLIWHSRDLINWRPIAAALLRYYGTIWAPYLCEYDGHFYIYFPANNRIQVVHAAHPAGPWSEPIDLGLDAIDPAHIAENGRRYLYTNGGQMVELAPDGLSVKSAPRTVFAPWTIPQSTRIECTCLEGPKMLAHNGYFYLNVAEGGTGGPATSHSVISARSRHAEGPWEFSPYNPIVHTQSREDRWLNLGHGRLVDTAQGKWYMTVHSYENEYRTLGRQLLLLPVEWTADGWFRIAPEIAADSAIPMPVPGTSQQAFADPSDDFDTPKLGLQWSFWHEYDPSRFETAKHYLRLAARGKNLQDTSVLTNPVGGHSYTVEVEVEIETGCEAGLLLFYNPEHATGITLSSIGIHVRVGNGLTFDHQSSVPKRATLRIVNDREEVDFYYRFDGQAWQRTEESAEISGMHHNVLGGFLDVRPALCAWGAQSATFSRFRYWPEANPPQ; this is translated from the coding sequence ATGATCACCCGACGACGGTTCTTTCGCGATGCCTCGGTGACGTCCATCACGTTAGCGCTCCAGCCCCACGTTCAAAAGTTGTTCGGTCAAGAACGGCAAGAGGTGTACCACAACCCCATACTGGGTGGAGATCATCCAGATGCAAGTCCTATCCGAGTTGGCGATGATTTCTATCTCACCCACTCAAGCTTCGACTACGCCCCTGGACTTCTGATCTGGCACTCGCGAGATCTGATTAACTGGCGTCCGATCGCTGCGGCGTTGCTTCGATATTATGGGACTATCTGGGCTCCCTATCTTTGTGAATACGACGGGCATTTCTATATTTACTTCCCGGCGAACAATCGAATTCAAGTGGTCCACGCCGCTCACCCTGCAGGGCCCTGGAGTGAGCCCATCGATCTTGGCCTTGACGCCATTGATCCCGCGCACATCGCTGAGAATGGCCGCCGCTATCTGTATACCAATGGCGGCCAAATGGTCGAACTTGCGCCGGACGGCCTCAGCGTGAAGTCAGCACCACGCACTGTCTTTGCGCCCTGGACCATTCCGCAATCCACACGTATCGAATGTACGTGCCTGGAGGGGCCCAAGATGCTTGCACATAATGGCTACTTCTACCTGAATGTTGCTGAGGGAGGAACGGGCGGCCCTGCTACCAGCCACTCTGTGATCAGTGCCCGAAGCCGTCACGCCGAAGGACCTTGGGAATTCTCTCCCTATAATCCGATTGTGCATACGCAGTCCCGGGAAGATCGCTGGTTGAACTTAGGGCATGGGCGTCTCGTGGATACTGCGCAAGGAAAGTGGTACATGACCGTCCACTCCTATGAGAATGAGTACCGCACCCTGGGACGGCAATTGCTTCTCCTCCCGGTTGAGTGGACTGCCGATGGATGGTTTCGTATTGCACCAGAGATCGCAGCCGATTCAGCCATTCCCATGCCGGTACCTGGCACTAGCCAGCAGGCCTTTGCCGATCCGTCGGACGACTTTGATACACCGAAGCTCGGCCTGCAATGGAGCTTCTGGCATGAGTATGATCCGTCACGTTTCGAGACAGCTAAGCATTACCTCCGGCTTGCTGCTCGCGGCAAGAATCTTCAAGATACCTCTGTTCTGACGAATCCAGTTGGCGGACACTCTTATACGGTAGAGGTCGAGGTTGAGATAGAGACGGGGTGCGAAGCGGGCTTGCTGCTTTTCTATAATCCCGAGCATGCAACCGGTATCACGCTGTCCTCTATAGGTATTCATGTACGCGTTGGAAACGGTCTTACCTTCGATCATCAAAGTTCGGTGCCAAAACGCGCCACGCTACGCATTGTGAACGATCGGGAGGAAGTCGATTTCTACTATCGGTTCGATGGACAGGCGTGGCAGCGTACGGAAGAGTCAGCAGAGATTTCAGGAATGCACCACAACGTTTTGGGTGGTTTTCTCGATGTACGTCCCGCGCTCTGCGCCTGGGGTGCCCAAAGTGCAACATTCAGCAGATTCCGGTATTGGCCGGAGGCCAATCCACCCCAATGA
- a CDS encoding YncE family protein: MRSALMRLLAAVLLSTIFSGIIASAQGAGNNAEQLKGESLRHVQTITLPATIKGNFDHFGIDLKRNRLFATPEDFKAVLVFDLAQGTLVHQISGIERPHAVLYREDTDRLYVTDGGDGSVKVYDGESYKLIARIPLLKDADSIGYDLSRKYLYVDNGGEDVHQTYSMFSVIDTSSNKKLTDVKIDGDTLEAMALDTYRPRIYINDKAKNTVVVFDRFKNTTVATWPITMGKVNVTMALDEQRQRLFVGCRDGKLVVLDTNTGKELQSLPITSGVDDTIYDPKSKRIYAIGGGAVDVYDQISMDKYVSRGSISTDSKAKTGRFVPQLNRLFIAAPQDGTKSARVEIFEPMNTGSGDVRGPEPQEPVNAPVAEKLILNILSSHPYLRKIGLHVIPPGQSTMILIANGNATRLGIHSSPGDFAAVKDGKTYGPHIADGGFYNMKMQMFDAAGRRIGILVMEIPDTTATSQEDAALRAEAIRKELSAKIPSLEWLFQHK; this comes from the coding sequence GTGAGGTCAGCTTTAATGCGGTTATTGGCGGCGGTTCTCTTATCTACTATTTTCTCGGGAATAATAGCTTCAGCACAGGGTGCGGGTAACAACGCTGAGCAGCTAAAGGGTGAATCCCTGCGCCATGTTCAGACGATTACTCTTCCTGCGACGATTAAAGGAAATTTTGACCACTTCGGTATCGATCTGAAGAGAAACCGGCTGTTCGCTACACCGGAAGATTTCAAGGCCGTGCTGGTCTTCGATCTAGCTCAGGGGACATTGGTTCACCAGATCAGCGGAATCGAGCGTCCGCATGCAGTGCTGTACCGCGAAGATACCGACCGTCTTTATGTGACGGATGGCGGCGATGGCAGCGTGAAGGTATACGACGGTGAAAGCTATAAGCTGATCGCCAGAATCCCTCTTCTTAAGGACGCGGATTCGATCGGCTATGATCTTTCGCGGAAGTATCTGTATGTCGACAATGGTGGTGAGGATGTTCATCAGACCTATTCGATGTTCAGCGTGATCGACACGAGCAGCAATAAGAAGCTCACAGACGTCAAGATCGACGGCGATACGCTCGAAGCCATGGCGCTGGATACCTACAGGCCACGCATCTACATCAATGACAAGGCAAAGAACACAGTCGTTGTTTTCGACCGGTTCAAAAACACCACCGTTGCGACGTGGCCCATCACAATGGGCAAGGTCAATGTCACGATGGCCCTCGACGAACAGCGGCAGCGTCTCTTTGTGGGATGCCGGGACGGTAAGCTGGTTGTTCTCGATACCAATACGGGCAAGGAGCTGCAAAGCCTTCCCATTACGTCCGGTGTCGATGACACGATCTACGATCCGAAGAGCAAGAGGATCTATGCGATCGGTGGCGGCGCTGTGGACGTCTATGACCAGATCAGCATGGATAAGTATGTATCCCGCGGCAGTATCTCCACTGATTCGAAGGCAAAAACGGGGCGGTTTGTTCCGCAGCTGAATCGGCTCTTCATCGCTGCGCCGCAGGATGGTACGAAGAGTGCGCGCGTGGAGATCTTCGAGCCGATGAACACTGGCTCAGGTGATGTACGTGGACCAGAGCCGCAGGAGCCTGTGAATGCACCTGTCGCCGAAAAATTGATTCTCAATATATTGTCGAGCCATCCTTACCTGCGCAAGATCGGGTTGCATGTGATTCCTCCTGGCCAAAGCACGATGATTCTTATCGCGAATGGCAATGCAACCAGGCTCGGCATTCATAGTTCGCCGGGAGACTTTGCTGCGGTGAAGGACGGTAAGACGTATGGTCCTCATATCGCTGACGGCGGCTTCTACAACATGAAGATGCAGATGTTCGATGCGGCGGGGCGCCGTATTGGAATTCTCGTCATGGAAATTCCAGATACGACAGCGACCAGTCAGGAAGATGCCGCGCTCCGGGCAGAGGCCATTCGCAAGGAGCTTTCTGCCAAGATTCCAAGTCTGGAGTGGCTCTTCCAGCACAAATAG